Genomic DNA from Patescibacteria group bacterium:
GGACTTTATCAAAAGCCGGATTTTTAATAGTGATATTTTTAAATTGCTTTTCCCAAACTTCTCGCGGCTGGCGTTTCTCAATTTTCACTTTGAGTTTGCCCTTTTGTTTCTTTAACAAAACCGCAGCCACATAAACTGGAATTTTATTCTGATGCGCGTCTTCACAAATACCAAAACTCCCGACCTTATTAATGATGCTGCCATCCCCCAGAATCACATCCGCGCCAATCAAAACCTTGTTCACCTGCTTTTGAACCAGCAATTTGTCGGTTAAAGAATCTACTATCATTGTAACATCAATTTTCGCTTGACTCAAATTTTTGGCTGTAATCCGGCCCTGAAAAAGCGGCCGGGTTTCCGGGACATATACTTTAAACTTTTTTCCTTGACTTTTAGCTTCAATTAAAATCTTTTCCACTGTGGAAGAATGACAAAAAGTCAAAATTTTATCTTTGTTCTTAATCAATTTCACGCCCTCCTCAACCACTTGCTTTAAATCCTCCTCCATTTCCCGTAATTCATGGTTAACTAAATATTCCAAAATTTCCTGCAGGTGTTTATTGTCTGCTCCGACTTGAGCTGACTTTTTTAATTTAGAAATTACGAGTTCAACCAAATTTTGCGCCATTGGTTCGGTGGGCCGGGCATAAGCCAAAGCTTTGCCGCACTTTTCCGCTTCTTTAATAAACTTAGATGGGGTTGCTGACTTCATTTTCTTAGCGCATTTTTTCAGACCTAAAAGCGTGGCTTGGGCAACTGCTGTTGCGCCCTGGATTTTAAGGGTTTGGATGTCTTGGATTGTTTTTTGGAGAGACATGCTAATAATTATTCGAATTTATGCTAATCTTTATGCTAATTTTGGCTAATATTAGCTAAAAACCACATTTGGGCTTGACATTTTTGATAGAGTGGTAGTAATATATAAATCAGAAATTGAATGCGGGCCGATATTAATGAAACTGACTGTTTCCTTAGGCGTATGACGCAAGTTGTTTTATTTTGCACTATCGTTGCGTAACCGCATGTCGGCTCTTGGTAGAACCAAGAGCCAGCCCTTGGGAGATTATTCAAAAAATTTTTGACACGATGTAGCTCTGTTTTTTTTATTTTGAAAAAGTTATGATGATGTTGATTATTTGACCTGTGGATAAACGATGTTTGACAAAAAATATCTATATGCTATACTATAATTAATCCTTACGAAAAAGACCCTTATGGAGTTTTGTCTCCATCGGGGGCTTTTTCTTTTTTAATCTGTAAAATTGACTTTTGATCGTTTAAATAAGCGATAGGGGCATTTGTCCTTTTAAGAAGAATTGAGCAAAGATCTTTAGTGTGGGGCGATAATATTG
This window encodes:
- a CDS encoding S-methyl-5-thioribose-1-phosphate isomerase, with the protein product MSLQKTIQDIQTLKIQGATAVAQATLLGLKKCAKKMKSATPSKFIKEAEKCGKALAYARPTEPMAQNLVELVISKLKKSAQVGADNKHLQEILEYLVNHELREMEEDLKQVVEEGVKLIKNKDKILTFCHSSTVEKILIEAKSQGKKFKVYVPETRPLFQGRITAKNLSQAKIDVTMIVDSLTDKLLVQKQVNKVLIGADVILGDGSIINKVGSFGICEDAHQNKIPVYVAAVLLKKQKGKLKVKIEKRQPREVWEKQFKNITIKNPAFDKVPAKYITGIVTERGVLKPGEVKEPFS